A region of the Salvia splendens isolate huo1 chromosome 11, SspV2, whole genome shotgun sequence genome:
GCAAACGCGGTTTTGTTCAGTTCTGCTATGAACCCATCAAGCAGATCATCAATACGTGCATGAATGACCAGAAAGACAAGTTGTGGCCTATGTTGCAGAAGCTTGGCATAACGATGAAGTCTGAGGAGAAGGATTTGATGGGGAAAGCTCTGATGAAGCGTGTTATGCAGACATGGCTTCCTGCCAGCTCTGCTCTGCTGGAGATGATGATATTCCATCTCCCCTCACCAGCCACAGCTCAAAAGTATCGTGTGGAGAACCTGTACGAGGGACCTCTGGATGATCAGTATGCAACTGCCATCAGGAACTGTGATCCTAATGGCCCTCTCATGCTCTACGTGTCTAAGATGATTCCAGCCTCTGACAAAGGTAGATTCTTTGCTTTCGGCCGTGTGTTTGCTGGGAAGGTCTCAACAGGTTTGAAGGTCCGAATCATGGGCCCGAACTACGTTCCTGGTGAGAAAAAGGACTTGTACACCAAGAGTGTCCAGAGAACTGTGATTTGGATGGGTAAGAAGCAGGAAACAGTGGAAGACGTGCCTTGTGGTAACACAGTTGCCTTGGTGGGTCTTGATCAGTTCATCACCAAGAATGCTACTCTGACGAACGAGAAAGAAGTTGATGCTCATCCAATCAAAGCCATGAAGTTCTCTGTCTCACCCGTGGTTCGTGTCGCCGTGCAGTGCAAGGTTGCATCCGACCTACCAAAGCTTGTTGAAGGTTTGAAGCGTTTGGCGAAATCCGACCCCATGGTTGTCTGTACCATTGAGGAATCTGGTGAGCATATTGTTGCTGGGGCTGGAGAGCTGCATCTTGAGATCTGTTTGAAGGACTTGCAGGATGATTTTATGGGCGGTGCTGAGATTGTGAAATCTGATCCTGTTGTTTCCTTCCGTGAGACGGTCCTGGAGAGGTCTTGCCGTACAGTTATGAGTAAATCACCTAACAAGCACAACAGGCTGTACATGGAAGCAAGACCACTGGAAGAGGGTTTAGCTGAGGCCATCGATGATGGGCGCATTGGTCCAAGGGATGATCCCAAGATTCGGTCAAAGATCTTGGCAGAGGAATTTGGGTGGGACAAGGAGCTTGCTAAGAAAATTTGGTGCTTTGGTCCTGAAACGACTGGTCCCAACATGGTTGTGGATATGTGTAAGGGAGTGCAGTACCTGAATGAAATCAAGGACTCTGTTGTTGCTGGTTTCCAATGGGCATCTAAGGAAGGTGCATTGGCCGAAGAAAACATGCGAGGCATTTGCTACGAGGTTTGTGATGTGGTTCTTCACGCAGATGCTATTCACAGAGGTGGTGGGCAGGTTATTCCCACTGCAAGGAGGGTCATCTATGCCTCCCAGATTACAGCAAAGCCTCGGCTTTTGGAACCCGTGTACCTTGTCGAGATCCAGGCACCAGAGCAAGCTCTTGGTGGAATCTACAGTGTGCTGAATCAGAAGCGTGGTCATGTGTTCGAGGAAATGCAGAGGCCAGGCACTCCTCTCTACAACATTAAGGCGTACCTTCCCGTTATTGAGTCCTTTGGTTTCTCAAGTACTCTGAGAGCTGCAACCTCTGGGCAGGCGTTCCCACAGTGCGTGTTTGATCACTGGGAGATGATGGCTTCGGATCCTCTTGAACCAGGTACCCAGGCATCTACCCTCGTTACTGATATTCGCAAGAGGAAGGGTTTGAAGGAGAACATGACTCCTCTTTCCGAGTTCGAGGACAGGCTGTGAGCGGCTATTGTTATCAAGTTTGTATCGTTTTTATTGGACATCTCTGGTTCATGAGTATTTTTCTTGCTACTCGGTTTTGATTTTAGTTTTTCTGTGACATTTTAGATATGTTGACTAGTGTTAAAACTTTGGCGTATGCTGATTCTTAGTGACTGTTTCATTTCCAATATGCTTATTATTCATCGACCGACTTTACAGAACATCTATGGCTAGTAATTATAGGTGTGTGGTCATTTTTGGATTAGTAATTCTGGTGTTTGCTCTGTTGCTTTTTTGGCTTTGTATTAACTTGTTAGACACGGTAACGTAGTTTTTTATTAACAAGCTTGTTCAAAGTTTGTTAATTGTCAGGCAAATGTAGTGAGTAAATTCATGTCAAATGTTATCGTTTCACAACAAAAAAGATTAGGATTTCGGACGTATTTTATAAGTATGGGTAAATCATTAGGATTTCGGACGCATTTTCTAAGTTATGGGTAAAACATTAGGTGAATGTAACATATATTCCTTATATTGATTCGAGTAACATAGAATTTGTAGTTTGAAACAATCAATTTTTTGGCCAAAATTTGATTTTGCTTGCTAAGTGTGACTGGTATTTAAAAACCTATGTGACATTAAGGGCATAACATGGACTCAAAGATAGCATATAAATCACTGTCTCAATTTCTACGTTCATAAATCACTCTCTCAagttttttcttcacttttggACCTAAGTACTTGAAAGAATGAGGTTTTGCACGTGTGTTGTGTAGAGGTGTCCTTTTGAACAATATTTATAAGTTACTTTTCAAAAAACTACTCTCTCTAttccatagtagatgtcacactttcctttttaatttgtcccacaaaatatgtcactttggaaaaagtttcctctcacgtcaattataaaattatattttctctcaccacttaacacacaaaacaacatctcctaaaatctcgtgtcatctcccaagtgtgtcatcttctttgggacggagggagtactactccctccgctCCATAGTAGTGGGGTATTTTTTTCGGTacagagattaagaaagtagagagataaaaagagaataaagtaagacacagtaaagtaagtgagaaaaagtTACTTTTGAACAATATTTATAAGTTACTTTTCAAAAAAACTACTCTCTCCATTCCATAGTAGATATTACACTTTCCTTTCTaatttgtcccacaaaatttgtcactttagaaaaag
Encoded here:
- the LOC121753600 gene encoding elongation factor 2-like, yielding MVKFTADELRAIMDLKHNIRNMSVIAHVDHGKSTLTDSLVAAAGIIAQEVAGDVRMTDTRADEAERGITIKSTGISLYYQMSDESLKSYKGERHKNDYLINLIDSPGHVDFSSEVTAALRITDGALVVVDCVEGVCVQTETVLRQALGERIRPVLTVNKMDRCFLELQVDGEEAYQTFQRVIENANVIMATYEDPLLGDVQVYPEKGTVAFSAGLHGWAFTLTNFAKMYAAKFGVDESKMMERLWGENFFDPATKKWTTKPTGSASCKRGFVQFCYEPIKQIINTCMNDQKDKLWPMLQKLGITMKSEEKDLMGKALMKRVMQTWLPASSALLEMMIFHLPSPATAQKYRVENLYEGPLDDQYATAIRNCDPNGPLMLYVSKMIPASDKGRFFAFGRVFAGKVSTGLKVRIMGPNYVPGEKKDLYTKSVQRTVIWMGKKQETVEDVPCGNTVALVGLDQFITKNATLTNEKEVDAHPIKAMKFSVSPVVRVAVQCKVASDLPKLVEGLKRLAKSDPMVVCTIEESGEHIVAGAGELHLEICLKDLQDDFMGGAEIVKSDPVVSFRETVLERSCRTVMSKSPNKHNRLYMEARPLEEGLAEAIDDGRIGPRDDPKIRSKILAEEFGWDKELAKKIWCFGPETTGPNMVVDMCKGVQYLNEIKDSVVAGFQWASKEGALAEENMRGICYEVCDVVLHADAIHRGGGQVIPTARRVIYASQITAKPRLLEPVYLVEIQAPEQALGGIYSVLNQKRGHVFEEMQRPGTPLYNIKAYLPVIESFGFSSTLRAATSGQAFPQCVFDHWEMMASDPLEPGTQASTLVTDIRKRKGLKENMTPLSEFEDRL